From Marinihelvus fidelis:
CCGGAAGGCGTCGAGATGGTGATGCCGGGTGACAACATTCAGATGAAGGTTGATCTGATTGCCCCGATCGCCATGGAAGAAGGTCTGCGTTTCGCCATCCGTGAAGGCGGTCGTACCGTCGGCGCCGGCGTCGTCGCGAAGATCTTCGAGTAAGCAGTAAATTGTGACGGGTGGCGCCTGGTGCGGCACCCGTTACTCACGAAAGCTGGCGGCCGAAGGGCCTGCCGGCTTTCGTAGTCTGGAACGGAGCCAAACAGGCTCCAGACAATAAAGGCCAGTAGCTCAATTGGCAGAGCAGCGGTCTCCAAAACCGCAGGTTGGGGGTTCGAGTCCCTCCTGGCCTGCCAGGCTTGCACCTTTGCGACCTGGCTTACAAAGACAATGGAAATGACCGGAACATGAGCAGTAAAGCGGAAAACACGAAATCGCCGCTGGTTGACAGCTTTCTCCTGCTGGTGGCCGTGGCGCTGCTCGTCGGCGGTATCGGTGCGTATTACTACTTCCAGGACGCGGCCAATATGCCCGTCCGTGTGGGTGGCCTGATCGTCGTTTCGCTGGTTGCCGCCTGGGTGGCGGGTCAGTCGCAGAAAGGCGGCGCCTTCTTCCGTTTCCTCAAGGAAGCGGATATCGAGCGTCGCAAGGTGGTCTGGCCCACTCACCAGGAAACATTGCAGACATCGTTGATGGTGATCGTGGTCACCATCCTGATTTCGCTGTTCCTGGCCGGTGTCGACTGGTTGCTGGGTGCGCTTGTGCGCAACCTGCTGGGGGGTTGATTGATGGCCAAGCGCTGGTACGTGGTACACGCTTACTCGGGTTTTGAGAAGAGCGTCAAGAAATCGCTCGAAGAGCGCATCAAGCGCGAGGGCATGGAGGAGTACTTCGGTGAAGTGCTCGTCCCCACTGAAGAAGTAGTGGAAATGAAAGGCGGCCAGAAGCGCCGCTCCGACCGCAAGTTCTTCCCCGGCTACGTGCTGGTGGAAATGGACATGACGGACGAGAGCTGGCACCTGGTCAAGGACGTGCCCAAGGTGATGGGCTTTATCGGCGGCACCGCTGATCGTCCGGCGCCGATTACCGAACGTGAAGCCAACGCGATCCTTGATCGTGTTCGCGAAGGCGTGGACAAGCCGCGCCCGAAGGTGCTGTTCGAGCCGGGCGAAATGGTCCGGGTTATCGACGGCCCCTTCAACGACTTCAACGGCGTTGTCGAGGAAGTCAATTACGACAAGAGCCGCCTGCGTGTGGCCGTACTGATTTTTGGACGTTCGACCCCGGTGGAGCTCGAGTTCCACCAGGTCGAGAAGTCCTGACGACGGTGACGCGTGACGCGTAACGCGTGACGGGAGGTATTCCTGTCACGCGTTACGCGTCACCTGTCACCCAAACAACTGACGGGGAGTCCGTGTCGTGAGTGGCCGGACGTTTGGACCCGGGGAGTAGAACATGGCTAAGAAGATTTCAGCTTATATCAAGCTGCAGGTGCCTGCCGGCCAGGCCAACCCGAGCCCGCCAGTGGGCCCGGCGCTGGGTCAGCATGGCGTCAACATCATGGAATTCTGCAAGGCGTTCAACGCCGACAGCCAGGGCCTGGAGCCCGGCATGCCGATTCCGGTTGTGATCACGGTTTACAGCGATCGCAGCTTCACGTTCATCACCAAGACGCCGCCGGCGGCCGTCCTGCTGCGCAAGGCCGCGGGCATTGCCAAGGGCAGTGGTGAGCCGAACACCAAGAAGGTGGGTACGGTCACGCGCGATCAGCTCGAAGAGATCGCCAAGACCAAGGAACCCGACCTGACCGCGGCCGACATGGACGCGGCGGTGCGCACCATCGCGGGTTCCGCCCGCAGCATGGGCCTGAACGTGGAGGGCGTAGAATAATGGCTAAGCTGAGCAAACGCATGCGGGCGATCCGCGAGCAGGTTGAGCCGACGAAGGTTTACACCATCGACGAGGCATTCGACCTGTTGAAGAAGACCTCGGGCGCGAAATTCAACGAATCCGTTGATGTCGCGATTCGCCTTGGCGTCGATCCTAAGAAGTCTGACCAGAACGTTCGTGGCTCGACCGTGCTGCCGAACGGCACCGGCAAGAGCGTGCGCGTCGCCGTGTTCGCACAGGGCCCGAACGCCGAAGCGGCCACGGCCGCCGGTGCGGACCTGGTGGGCATGGACGATCTCGCCGAGCGCATCCAGGGTGGCGAGATGGACTTCGACGTGGTCATCGCTACGCCGGACGCCATGCGCGTCGTCGGTAAGCTTGGCCAGGTGCTGGGTCCCCGCGGCCTGATGCCGAACCCGAAAGTGGGCACGGTGACCACCGATGTCGAGACTGCCGTGAAGAACGCCAAGGCCGGCCAGGTGCGTTTCCGTACCGACAAGGCAGGCATCATTCACAGCACCATCGGCAAGTCCGACTTCGAGGTCGACGCACTGAAGCAGAACCTGTCCGCCCTGCTGGGCGACCTGGTCAAGCTGAAGCCGGCGTCGGCGAAGGGTCACTACCTGAAGAAGGTGGCGCTGTCCACGACCATGGGTCCGGGTGTCACCGTCGATCACTCGACGCTGGACTACTAAGAATTTCACGGTCCCGCCGGTTTGTTGGCGGGGCAGTGGGGTAGGCGGGCTTGACCCGTCAAAGACCGCAGGTGTTCGCACACCCCCAGGGTGTGAGGACTTAAGGGTGACACGGGAAACCGTTCACGGCCTGCGCAGATGGTGGAGCCCCCGCCACTCGAGCGCTTCGTTTTCGCGTAGCGCTGGCGTGGCGGGGTAGCCACTGAAACGTACTGGAAGGGCCGGAGTAACGGTCCCTGCAATCCAGGAGGTAAAAATGGCGCTCAATTTCGAGCAGAAAAAGGCAGTTGTGGCGGAAGTGGCGGAAGCCGCTGGAAGCGCACTGTCTGCCGTGGCGGCGGAGTATCGTGGCCTGACCGTAGAGGAAATGACCGACCTGCGTGTGAAAGCGCGTGAGAGCGGTGTTTACCTCAAGGTCGCCAAGAACACCCTCGCCCGCAAAGCCGTGGAAGGCACCGAGTTCGAGTGCATGCGTGAGTCAATGACAGGTCCCATCCTGTTGGCTTTCAGCATGGACGATCCCGGCGCCGCTGCGCGCCTGGTCAAGGACTACGCTAAAGAGCACGACAAGCTCGTCACCAAGAACGTCGCCATCGGCGGCGCGCTGTATGACGCGAGTGAGCTGGATCGTCTCTCCAAGCTGCCGACCTACGACCAGGCGATCGCCATGCTGATGGGTGTAATGAAAGCACCGGTCGAGAAATTCGTCCGTACGCTGGCAGAACCCCATACCAAGCTGGTTCGCACTGTCGCGGCTGTGCGGGACGCCAAGCAGGCTGCCTGAGCAATTTTTTGTAGTTAAACCGTGGGCTTAACCGCCCCGCCTGAAAATGTAATGGAGACGACAATGGCCGTTTCAAAAGAAGATATCCTCGAAACCATCGCCTCAATGAGCGTGATGGACGTCGTCGAGCTGATCGACGCCATGGAAGAGAAGTTTGGTGTTTCTGCTGCTGCCCCGGTGGCCGTCGCAGCTGCCGGTCCGGCGGCTGGCGGTGACGCTGGCGCCGCTGAAGAGAAGTCTGACTTCGACGTGGTGCTGACCTCCTTCGGCAGCAACAAGGTTCCGGTCATCAAGGTGGTTCGTGAAATCACCGGCCTGGGCCTGAAAGAAGCCAAGGACCTGGTCGAAGGCGCTCCTTCCCCGATCAAGGAAGGCGTCGAGAAGGCCGAGGCCGAGGACATCCAGAAAAAACTCGAAGAAGCTGGCGCTTCTGTCGAGGTCAAGTAAGTATTTTTCCCGGCAACGGGAAAAACGCGGAACCGGCTGGGGGCTCACGCCTCCGGCCTGTTCCTGTTTGCGGCGCGGCACCCTCAGGTCGCCGCGCCGTAACGAACCATGTATTTATTGAGCCGGCCCGGATGGGACGGCCTTCGAGGTGGTGCTAAAGATGAGTTACTCCTTCACTGAGAAAAAGCGTATCCGTAAGGATTTCGGCAAGCGCCAGGCTGTCCTGGACGTGCCGTTCCTGCTGGAAACCCAGATCCGCTCCTACCAGGAATTCCTGCAGCTGGAGACGGAAGCGGATGATCGTCGCGAGCGTGGTCTTCACGGGGCCCTGAAATCGGTATTCCCGATTGCGTCCTACTCGGGCAACGCCGCGCTGGAATATGTCAGCTACACGCTGGGCGATCCGCCTTTCGACGTCAAGGAGTGCAAGCTCCGTGGCATGACCTTCGGCGCCCCGCTGCGCGTCAAGGTGCGCCTGGTCATTTACGACAAGGACAGCTCCGCCAAGCAGAAGCCGGTCAAGAGCGTGAAAGAGCAGGACGTCTACATGGGCGACCTGCCGCTGATGACTGATACCGGTACCTTTATCATCAACGGTACCGAGCGCGTGATCGTGTCCCAGTTGCACCGCTCACCGGGCGTGTTCTTCGATCACGACAAGGGCAAGACCCACTCCAGCGGCAAGCTGCTGTTCTCCGCGCGCGTCATTCCGTACCGCGGTTCCTGGCTGGACTTCGAGTTCGACCCTAAGGACTGCATCTTTACGCGTATCGACCGTCGCCGCAAACTGCCGGTGACTGTGCTGCTGCGCGCGCTGGGCATGACCAACGAGGAAATCCTCGACACCTTCTTCGAGACCAGCAAGATCTCGCTGAAGAAGGAAGGCGCCAAGCTGGAAGTGGTGCCCGAACGCCTGCGTGGCGAAAGCGCGCAGATGGACATCAAGGACAAGAGCGGCGCCATCATTGTTGACGAAGGCAAGCGCATCACCGCGCGCCACGTCAAGCTGATCGGCGAAGCCGGCATCAAGTCCCTGGACGTGTCCGACGAGTACCTGGAGGCGAAGATCATCGCCCGTACCATCGTCGATACCGACTCCGGCGAAGTCCTGGCCGAGGCCAATGCACCGATCACCGAGGAACTGCTCGAGTCGCTGCGCGAAGCCGGCATCAAGGACATCGAGGTGCTGTACGTCAATGACCTCGACCAGGGGCCGTACATTTCCAGCACCCTGAACATCGATCCGACCACCACCGAACTGGAAGCGCTGGTCGAGATCTACCGCATGATGCGCCCGGGTGAGCCGCCGACCAAGGAAGCGGCCCAGAACCTGTTCAAGAACCTGTTCTTTACCGAGGAGCGCTACGACCTGTCGTCAGTCGGTCGCATGAAGTTTAACCGCCGGGTTCGCCGCGACAGCGTCGAGGGTCCGGGCGTGCTGGACCGCGACGACATCCTCGATGTGCTGAAGGAACTGATCAACATCCGTAACGGCAATGGCCAGGTTGACGATATCGATCACCTGGGCAATCGTCGCGTGCGTTCCGTTGGTGAAATGGCCGAGAACGTGTTCCGCGTGGGCGTGGTCCGCGTCGAACGCGCCGTACGCGAGCGCCTGTCCGTGGCAGAAAGCGAAGGCCTGACGCCTCAGGAACTGATCAACGCCAAGCCCGTCGCGGCGGCGATCAAGGAGTTCTTCGGTTCATCCCAGCTCAGCCAGTTCATGGACCAGAACAACCCGCTGTCGGAAGTCACCCATAAGCGCCGTGTTTCGGCACTGGGCCCGGGTGGCCTGACCCGTGAGCGTGCGGGCTTCGAGGTGCGCGACGTGCACCCGACCCACTACGGCCGTGTCTGCCCGATTGAAACGCCTGAAGGCCCGAACATCGGCCTGATCAACTCGCTGGCCGTGTACTCGCGCACCAACGACTACGGCTTCCTCGAGACGCCGTACCGGAAGGTCGCCAACGGTAAGGTGACGGACGACGTCGAATACCTGTCGGCGATCGAAGAGGGCGATTACGTGATCGCGCAGGCGAACGCCGGCCTGGATAAGGACGGCAAGTTCACCGACGAGTTCATCCCCTGCCGTCACATGGGCGAATTCACGCTGAAGGAGCCGGCCGACGTGTCCTACATGGACGTCTCGCCGAAGCAGATCGTTTCCGTGGCCGCATCGCTGGTGCCGTTCCTGGAGCACGATGACGCCAACCGCGCGCTGATGGGCTCCAACATGCAGCGCCAGGCCGTGCCGACCCTGAAGGCGGACAAGCCGCTGGTGGGTACCGGTATGGAGCGCGTGGTCGCCACCGACTCCGGTGTAACTGCGGTGGCCAAGCGCGGCGGCCTGGTCGACCAGGTCGACGCCGGCCGTATCGTGGTGCGTGTGAATGAGGAAGAAGTGCCGGCCGGTGACCCGGGCGTGGACATCTACAACCTCGTCAAGTACCAGCGTTCCAACCAGAACACCTGCATGAACCAGCGTCCGCTGGTGACCGTAGGCGACGTGGTGCAGCCGGGCGACGTCCTGGCAGACGGCCCGTCCACCGACCTGGGTGAACTGGCCCTGGGACAGAACATGCTGGTCGCGTTCATGCCGTGGAACGGCTACAACTTTGAGGACTCGATCCTGATCTCGGAGCGCGTGGTGCAGGAAGATCGCTTCACCACCATCCACATCGAGGAACTGACCTGCGTGGCCCGTGACACCAAGCTGGGCTCGGAGGAAATCACCGCCGATATCCCGAACGTGGGCGAGCACAACCTGAACAAGCTGGACCAGTCCGGCATCGTCTACATCGGCGCCGAAGTGCGCACCGGCGACATCCTGGTCGGTAAGGTCACGCCCAAGGGTGAGACCCAGCTGACCCCGGAAGAGAAGCTGCTGCGCGCCATCTTCGGTGAGAAGGCCTCGGACGTGAAAGACACCTCGCTGCGCGTGCCCTCGGGCATGGACGGCACGGTCATCGACGTCCAGGTGTTCACCCGCGACGGCGTTGAAAAAGACGAGCGTGCGATCTCCATTGAGAAGGACCAGATGGCGCAGGTGCGTAAGGACCTGGACGACCAGCTGCGTATCGTCGAGAACGCCATTTACCAGCGTCTCGAAAATGCCCTGCTGAACAAGGTCGCCGACAAGGGTCCGGGCCTGAAGAAGGGCCAGAAGGTCACCGAGTCCTACCTGGCCGACCTGGACCGGGACGACTGGTTCAAGCTGCGCATGGTCAACGATGACGCCAACGACCTGCTCGAGCAGATGGCCGAGCAGATCAAGACGCAGCGCCAGCAGTTCGACGCCCGCTTCGAAGAGAAGAAGGGCAAGATCACCCAGGGTGACGACCTCGCCCCGGGCGTGCTGAAGATGGTCAAGGTCTACCTGGCCGTCAAGCGCCGCGTACAGCCGGGCGACAAGATGGCAGGCCGTCACGGTAACAAGGGTGTGATTTCCATGATTGTCCCGCAGGAGGACATGCCTTACATGGAAGACGGCACCCCGGTCGATATCGCGCTGAACCCGCTGGGCGTACCTTCACGTATGAACATCGGCCAGGTGCTGGAAACACACCTGGGCTGGGCGGCACGTGGGCTGGGCCTGCGTATCGGCGAAATGCTGGACGCCAAGGCCAAGACCGACGACATCCGTGGCTTCCTGGACCAGGTCTACAACTCCGACCAGGACGGCCGCGTGAACATGAAGCAGTTCTCCGCCGGTGAGATCAAGACCATGGCCGAGAACCTGCGTGGCGGTGTGCCGATGGCCACCCCGGTGTTCGACGGTGCCCCTGAAGTCGAGATCAAGCGCCTGTTGGAACTCGCCGGCCTGCCGGCCAGTGGCCAGACCACGCTGTACGACGGCCGTACCGGTGACGCCTTCGACCGTCCGGTTACGGTGGGTTACATGTACATGCTGAAGCTGAACCACCTGGTGGACGACAAGATGCACGCGCGTTCCACCGGCCCGTACTCCCTGGTCACGCAGCAGCCGCTGGGTGGTAAGGCGCAGTTCGGTGGCCAGCGCTTCGGTGAAATGGAAGTCTGGGCCCTGGAAGCCTACGGTGCGGCCTACACGCTGCAGGAAATGCTGACGGTCAAGTCCGACGACGTCAGCGGCCGTAACCAGATGTACAAGAACATTGTTGATGGCAATCACGAGATGGCGGCCGGCATGCCGGAGTCCTTCAACGTACTGGTGAAGGAAATCCGCTCTCTGGGCATCAACATGGAACTCGAAGAGTCCTGAACGGGACAGGAGACGAAACGTGAGAGACCTTCTTAATCTCTACAACCGCCAGCGCCAGCCGCTGGATTTCGACGCCATCAAGATTGGCCTGGCTCCGCCAGACCTGATCCGTTCATGGTCCTACGGCGAAGTGAAGAAGCCGGAAACCATCAACTACCGGACCTTCAAGCCGGAGCGTGATGGCCTGTTCTGTGCGGCGATCTTCGGCCCGACCAAGGACTACGAGTGCCTGTGCGGCAAGTACAAGCGCATGAAGCACCGCGGCGTGGTCTGTGAAAAGTGTGGTACCGAGGTTACGCTGACCAAGGTACGCCGTGAGCGCATGGCCCATATTGAGCTGGCCAGCCCGGTCGCGCACATCTGGTTCCTGAAGTCGCTGCCGTCGCGTATTGGCCTGATGCTGGACATGACGCTGCGTGACATCGAGCGGATCCTGTACTTCGAGTCCTACGTGGTGCTCGACGCCGGCCTGACCGACCTGGAACGCGGCCAGTTGCTCACCGATGAGCAGTACCTTGACGCGGTCGAGACCTACGGTGACGAGTTCGTCGCCAAGATGGGCGCCGAGGCGATCTACGACCTGCTGTCGACCATCAACCTGACCGAAGAACTGGCGCAGCTGCGCGAAGACATCGGTGCGACCCGTTCAGAAACCAAGCTGAAGCGCCTGTCCAAGCGCGTCAAGCTGGTCGAGGCGTTCATCGACTCCGGCAACCGCCCGGAATTCATGATCATGAGCGTGCTGCCGGTGCTGCCGCCGGACCTGCGTCCGCTGGTGCCGCTGGATGGTGGCCGTTTCGCCACCTCGGACCTGAATGACCTGTACCGCCGCGTCATCAACCGTAACAACCGCCTGAAGCGACTGCTGGAGCTCAACGCCCCGGACATCATCGTGCGCAATGAAAAGCGCATGCTGCAGGAAGCGGTGGATGCGCTGCTGGACAACGGCCGCCGCGGCCGTGCCATCACCGGCACCAACCGCCGCCCGCTGAAGTCGCTGGCCGACATGATCAAGGGCAAGCAGGGCCGCTTTCGCCAGAACCTGCTGGGCAAGCGCGTCGACTACTCCGGCCGTTCGGTCATCGTGGTTGGCCCGACCCTGAAGCTGCACCAGTGCGGCCTGCCCAAGAAGATGGCGCTGGAACTGTTCAAGCCGTTCATCTTCTCCAAGCTGCAGCGTCGCGGCATGGCCGCGACCATCAAGGCCGCCAAGAAGCTGGTCGAAGCCGAGAAGGCCGAGGTCTGGGATATCCTCTCCGAGGTGATCCGCGAGCACCCCGTGCTGCTGAACCGTGCGCCGACCCTGCATCGCCTGGGTATCCAGGCGTTCGAGCCGGTACTGATTGAAGGCAAGGCCATCCAGCTGCACCCGCTGGTGTGTACCGCGTTCAACGCCGACTTCGACGGTGACCAGATGGCCGTACACGTGCCGCTGTCCGTCGAAGCGCAGCTGGAAGCGCGCGCGCTGATGATGTCTACAAACAACATCCTGTCGCCCGCCAATGGTGAGCCGATCATCGTGCCGACCCAGGACGTGGTCCTGGGCCTGTACTACATGACCCGTGAACTGGCCGGCGTACCGGGTGAGGGCATGTACTTCGCCGACACCGCGGAAGTGCACCGTGCCTATGAGAACAAGGTGGTCGACCTGCACGCACGCATCAAGGTGCGCATCGAGGAGACCATCATCTCCGAGCACGGTGAAGAGCGTAAGGAGATCAACCTGGTCGAGACCACGGTCGGTCGTGCCCTGCTGGCGGAAATCCGCCCGGAAGGCATGCCGTTCCACATGCTCAACCACGCGCTGAAAAAGAAGCAGATCTCCGAGCTGATCAACTCCTGCTACCGTCGCCTGGGCCTGAAGAAATCCGTGGTCTTCGCGGATCGCCTGATGTACACGGGCTTCCAGTACGCCACCGACGCCGGTGTATCCATCGGCATCGACGACCTGGTGATCCCGGTCGAGAAAGCGGACATCCTGGAGAAGGCCGAGGACGAAGTGGTCGAGATCCAGAACCAGTACGCATCTGGCCTGGTGACCGCCGGCGAGCGCTACAACAAGGTCGTGGATATCTGGTCGCGTACCAACGAGCAGGTCGCCCGCGAGATGATGAAGGCCATCGGTTACGACCAGGTCGAAATCGACGGCAAGATGGTCGACCAGGCCTCGATGAACTCCGTGTTCATCATGGCCGACTCCGGCGCGCGTGGTTCCGCCGCCCAGATCCGCCAGCTGGCGGGCATGCGTGGCCTGATGGCCAAGCCGGATGGCTCCATCATCGAAACGCCCATCACCACGAACTTCCGTGAGGGCCTGGACGTGATGCAGTACTTCATCTCCACTCACGGTGCCCGTAAGGGTCTCGCGGATACGGCGCTGAAGACGGCTAACTCCGGTTACCTGACCCGTCGCCTGGTCGACGTGGCGCAGGACGTGGTCATCACCGAGGTCGATTGCGGAACCGAGAACGGTATCTCGATGCAGCCGATCGTTGAGGGTGGTGACGTGGTCGAGGCCCTGAGCGCCCGTGTGCTGGGTCGTACCGTGGCCGCCGACGTGCTCAAGCCGGGTACCGAGGATGTGCTGGTCGCCCGCAACACGCTGCTCGATGAGCAGCTGGTGGAAGACCTGGAGGCCGCCGGTGTCGATCACGTTCTG
This genomic window contains:
- the nusG gene encoding transcription termination/antitermination protein NusG, producing MAKRWYVVHAYSGFEKSVKKSLEERIKREGMEEYFGEVLVPTEEVVEMKGGQKRRSDRKFFPGYVLVEMDMTDESWHLVKDVPKVMGFIGGTADRPAPITEREANAILDRVREGVDKPRPKVLFEPGEMVRVIDGPFNDFNGVVEEVNYDKSRLRVAVLIFGRSTPVELEFHQVEKS
- the rplJ gene encoding 50S ribosomal protein L10, whose protein sequence is MALNFEQKKAVVAEVAEAAGSALSAVAAEYRGLTVEEMTDLRVKARESGVYLKVAKNTLARKAVEGTEFECMRESMTGPILLAFSMDDPGAAARLVKDYAKEHDKLVTKNVAIGGALYDASELDRLSKLPTYDQAIAMLMGVMKAPVEKFVRTLAEPHTKLVRTVAAVRDAKQAA
- the rpoC gene encoding DNA-directed RNA polymerase subunit beta', which codes for MRDLLNLYNRQRQPLDFDAIKIGLAPPDLIRSWSYGEVKKPETINYRTFKPERDGLFCAAIFGPTKDYECLCGKYKRMKHRGVVCEKCGTEVTLTKVRRERMAHIELASPVAHIWFLKSLPSRIGLMLDMTLRDIERILYFESYVVLDAGLTDLERGQLLTDEQYLDAVETYGDEFVAKMGAEAIYDLLSTINLTEELAQLREDIGATRSETKLKRLSKRVKLVEAFIDSGNRPEFMIMSVLPVLPPDLRPLVPLDGGRFATSDLNDLYRRVINRNNRLKRLLELNAPDIIVRNEKRMLQEAVDALLDNGRRGRAITGTNRRPLKSLADMIKGKQGRFRQNLLGKRVDYSGRSVIVVGPTLKLHQCGLPKKMALELFKPFIFSKLQRRGMAATIKAAKKLVEAEKAEVWDILSEVIREHPVLLNRAPTLHRLGIQAFEPVLIEGKAIQLHPLVCTAFNADFDGDQMAVHVPLSVEAQLEARALMMSTNNILSPANGEPIIVPTQDVVLGLYYMTRELAGVPGEGMYFADTAEVHRAYENKVVDLHARIKVRIEETIISEHGEERKEINLVETTVGRALLAEIRPEGMPFHMLNHALKKKQISELINSCYRRLGLKKSVVFADRLMYTGFQYATDAGVSIGIDDLVIPVEKADILEKAEDEVVEIQNQYASGLVTAGERYNKVVDIWSRTNEQVAREMMKAIGYDQVEIDGKMVDQASMNSVFIMADSGARGSAAQIRQLAGMRGLMAKPDGSIIETPITTNFREGLDVMQYFISTHGARKGLADTALKTANSGYLTRRLVDVAQDVVITEVDCGTENGISMQPIVEGGDVVEALSARVLGRTVAADVLKPGTEDVLVARNTLLDEQLVEDLEAAGVDHVLVRSTITCDTRYGVCALCYGRDLARGDLVNIGEAVGVIAAQSIGEPGTQLTMRTFHIGGAASRAAAVDHIQVKSKGTIRLHNMKSVENAEGKLVAVSRSGEISVIDENGRERERYKVPYGAIVQLRDEDKVNAGDIIANWDPHTHPIVTEVAGKVRFQDIVDGITVSEETDEITGLTSLVVTDPKQRSSADRDRRPTVSLLDAKGKELHLPGSEQPAQYPLPPGSVVNITDGQDVAVGDVIARVPQESSKTRDITGGLPRVADLFEARKPKEPSILAAKSGVVSFGKETKGKQRLVITPTEDDIKRAKDNPVDGMIDKHADEPHEELIPKWRHVIVFEGEHVEKGETVVDGEPSPHDILQLMGVEALADYLVKEIQDVYRLQGVGINDKHIEVIIRQMLRKAEVREGGDTRLLRSEQLDLARVLEENEVARRDGGEPAEYLRVLLGITKASLATESFISAASFQETTRVLTEAAVRGTTDNLRGLKENVIVGRLIPAGTGMAYHASRKRVVEEQPEIDLAALAAAVAAEEPASAEDADAE
- the rplA gene encoding 50S ribosomal protein L1, with product MAKLSKRMRAIREQVEPTKVYTIDEAFDLLKKTSGAKFNESVDVAIRLGVDPKKSDQNVRGSTVLPNGTGKSVRVAVFAQGPNAEAATAAGADLVGMDDLAERIQGGEMDFDVVIATPDAMRVVGKLGQVLGPRGLMPNPKVGTVTTDVETAVKNAKAGQVRFRTDKAGIIHSTIGKSDFEVDALKQNLSALLGDLVKLKPASAKGHYLKKVALSTTMGPGVTVDHSTLDY
- the rpoB gene encoding DNA-directed RNA polymerase subunit beta, with the protein product MSYSFTEKKRIRKDFGKRQAVLDVPFLLETQIRSYQEFLQLETEADDRRERGLHGALKSVFPIASYSGNAALEYVSYTLGDPPFDVKECKLRGMTFGAPLRVKVRLVIYDKDSSAKQKPVKSVKEQDVYMGDLPLMTDTGTFIINGTERVIVSQLHRSPGVFFDHDKGKTHSSGKLLFSARVIPYRGSWLDFEFDPKDCIFTRIDRRRKLPVTVLLRALGMTNEEILDTFFETSKISLKKEGAKLEVVPERLRGESAQMDIKDKSGAIIVDEGKRITARHVKLIGEAGIKSLDVSDEYLEAKIIARTIVDTDSGEVLAEANAPITEELLESLREAGIKDIEVLYVNDLDQGPYISSTLNIDPTTTELEALVEIYRMMRPGEPPTKEAAQNLFKNLFFTEERYDLSSVGRMKFNRRVRRDSVEGPGVLDRDDILDVLKELINIRNGNGQVDDIDHLGNRRVRSVGEMAENVFRVGVVRVERAVRERLSVAESEGLTPQELINAKPVAAAIKEFFGSSQLSQFMDQNNPLSEVTHKRRVSALGPGGLTRERAGFEVRDVHPTHYGRVCPIETPEGPNIGLINSLAVYSRTNDYGFLETPYRKVANGKVTDDVEYLSAIEEGDYVIAQANAGLDKDGKFTDEFIPCRHMGEFTLKEPADVSYMDVSPKQIVSVAASLVPFLEHDDANRALMGSNMQRQAVPTLKADKPLVGTGMERVVATDSGVTAVAKRGGLVDQVDAGRIVVRVNEEEVPAGDPGVDIYNLVKYQRSNQNTCMNQRPLVTVGDVVQPGDVLADGPSTDLGELALGQNMLVAFMPWNGYNFEDSILISERVVQEDRFTTIHIEELTCVARDTKLGSEEITADIPNVGEHNLNKLDQSGIVYIGAEVRTGDILVGKVTPKGETQLTPEEKLLRAIFGEKASDVKDTSLRVPSGMDGTVIDVQVFTRDGVEKDERAISIEKDQMAQVRKDLDDQLRIVENAIYQRLENALLNKVADKGPGLKKGQKVTESYLADLDRDDWFKLRMVNDDANDLLEQMAEQIKTQRQQFDARFEEKKGKITQGDDLAPGVLKMVKVYLAVKRRVQPGDKMAGRHGNKGVISMIVPQEDMPYMEDGTPVDIALNPLGVPSRMNIGQVLETHLGWAARGLGLRIGEMLDAKAKTDDIRGFLDQVYNSDQDGRVNMKQFSAGEIKTMAENLRGGVPMATPVFDGAPEVEIKRLLELAGLPASGQTTLYDGRTGDAFDRPVTVGYMYMLKLNHLVDDKMHARSTGPYSLVTQQPLGGKAQFGGQRFGEMEVWALEAYGAAYTLQEMLTVKSDDVSGRNQMYKNIVDGNHEMAAGMPESFNVLVKEIRSLGINMELEES
- the rplL gene encoding 50S ribosomal protein L7/L12 translates to MAVSKEDILETIASMSVMDVVELIDAMEEKFGVSAAAPVAVAAAGPAAGGDAGAAEEKSDFDVVLTSFGSNKVPVIKVVREITGLGLKEAKDLVEGAPSPIKEGVEKAEAEDIQKKLEEAGASVEVK
- the rplK gene encoding 50S ribosomal protein L11, with protein sequence MAKKISAYIKLQVPAGQANPSPPVGPALGQHGVNIMEFCKAFNADSQGLEPGMPIPVVITVYSDRSFTFITKTPPAAVLLRKAAGIAKGSGEPNTKKVGTVTRDQLEEIAKTKEPDLTAADMDAAVRTIAGSARSMGLNVEGVE
- the secE gene encoding preprotein translocase subunit SecE, which translates into the protein MSSKAENTKSPLVDSFLLLVAVALLVGGIGAYYYFQDAANMPVRVGGLIVVSLVAAWVAGQSQKGGAFFRFLKEADIERRKVVWPTHQETLQTSLMVIVVTILISLFLAGVDWLLGALVRNLLGG
- a CDS encoding EF-Tu C-terminal domain-related protein — protein: PEGVEMVMPGDNIQMKVDLIAPIAMEEGLRFAIREGGRTVGAGVVAKIFE